In Desulfomonilia bacterium, a single window of DNA contains:
- the purB gene encoding adenylosuccinate lyase, producing MIPRYSTKVMNEIWSDQNRYRKWLDVEIAACEAWAKLGKIPQASLENIRKNSRFDVARIEEIENITKHDVIAFVSCVAEYIGEDARYVHMGLTSSDVLDTAYALQCKEAGAVIIEDMRMLMEALKKRAYEYKDLPAMGRSHGIHAEPVSFGSKFALWYAEMGRNLKRMNEAIDVIACGKISGAVGTFANVPPEVEEYVCAKLGLTAEPLSTQIVQRDRHAQFFTTIALIGCTIEKIAIEIRHLQRTEVLEAMEPFGKGQKGSSAMPHKKNPILSENLTGMARLLRGYALSAMENVALWHERDISHSSVERVIGPDATTLLDFALKRLKGLIEGLVVFPENVKKNLELTKGLWHSQNVLLALVDAGMLRDDAYAVVQRNALPVWEGKGDFKEALLNDPEVTAKLSREKIDDLFDLSHHMKYIDTIFKRVFDMA from the coding sequence ATGATTCCCCGATACTCCACAAAGGTGATGAATGAAATCTGGTCGGATCAGAACAGATACCGGAAGTGGCTGGATGTGGAAATTGCAGCCTGCGAGGCCTGGGCGAAGCTGGGTAAAATCCCGCAGGCAAGTCTTGAGAATATCCGGAAGAATTCCAGGTTCGATGTTGCGCGGATCGAAGAAATCGAGAACATCACAAAACACGATGTAATCGCATTCGTAAGCTGTGTGGCCGAATATATAGGTGAGGACGCGCGTTACGTGCACATGGGACTCACGAGCTCAGACGTGCTGGATACCGCCTATGCGCTTCAGTGCAAGGAGGCGGGAGCTGTAATAATCGAAGACATGAGGATGCTGATGGAGGCCCTTAAGAAAAGGGCCTATGAATATAAAGACCTGCCCGCAATGGGACGTTCCCACGGTATTCACGCAGAACCCGTTTCTTTCGGTTCAAAGTTCGCTCTGTGGTATGCGGAAATGGGGCGAAACCTTAAACGCATGAACGAGGCCATCGATGTGATCGCATGCGGCAAGATATCGGGCGCGGTCGGCACGTTCGCAAATGTCCCGCCCGAGGTCGAAGAATATGTATGCGCAAAGCTCGGGCTTACGGCAGAGCCGCTCAGCACGCAGATCGTCCAGCGCGACAGGCATGCCCAGTTCTTCACCACGATTGCGCTCATCGGCTGCACAATCGAAAAGATTGCCATAGAGATAAGGCACCTGCAGCGCACCGAGGTGCTCGAGGCAATGGAGCCTTTCGGCAAGGGGCAGAAGGGTTCGTCTGCAATGCCTCACAAAAAGAATCCTATACTCTCCGAAAATCTGACAGGTATGGCAAGGCTTCTGCGCGGCTATGCACTCTCGGCCATGGAAAACGTGGCGCTCTGGCATGAGCGCGATATAAGCCATTCCAGCGTCGAGCGCGTTATCGGCCCGGATGCCACGACCCTGCTTGACTTTGCACTCAAGAGACTGAAAGGTTTGATAGAAGGCCTTGTCGTGTTCCCGGAAAATGTGAAGAAGAACCTCGAACTCACAAAGGGGTTATGGCATTCGCAGAATGTCCTGCTTGCGCTTGTCGATGCGGGCATGCTGCGAGACGACGCCTATGCCGTCGTGCAGAGAAATGCACTTCCCGTATGGGAAGGCAAGGGTGATTTCAAGGAAGCGCTCCTGAACGACCCCGAGGTCACGGCAAAACTCAGCAGGGAAAAAATCGACGACCTGTTCGATCTGTCGCATCATATGAAGTACATAGACACGATATTCAAACGTGTCTTTGACATGGCGTGA
- a CDS encoding PKD domain-containing protein: MKKKITILSLTLATAILFPISLIAASIEVSWNANTEPDLAGYKIYYGTQSGTYTSTVNTGKVTTMTIDNLETGKTYYVAMSAYDTSANESEKSAEVSVSIPVPDTIPPTGSITINAGAATASSRTVTLSLSATDNAGTIAGMMISNDGVTWSSEAAFSASQAWVLTEGDGIKTVYAKFKDSNGNWMTTPVSDTITLLLDSDNDGMPDVWENTNGLNPNNASDAGLDSDGDGYNNLEEYVNNSNPNYKYDYAPTVEAGANQQSDPTRIYLNGSATDPNGDIITYSWSLVSGPVPVTIDNATSSRASFLGVKSGTYRFMLTCSDARSSSTDTVDIKINNVAPNVNAGSDMTVDSGTTITLHSVGSDPNDDALVYTWSLLEGPGIALPSMTTQDIVITPQNAGLYRFAVVCSDGVNSSQADEVLITVNAVNRAPTADAGADIDVQSGTVVTLDGSGSSDPDNDTLTYTWTQVSGTRVQLTNATSAKASFTASATGTYVFELIVSDSKVSSTPDTVTVRVLKQNTAPVAEAGDDQDTKVGTLVSLDAGASYDPDADALTFTWSQISGASVEMTGANTARMTFTPTVSGVLEFKVTVSDGQAKAEDTVKVTVESVNHVPVADAGEPQTVNLTPTLGLKVTLDGRGSWDADGNTLSYIWSQISGPSVSLSGANTATPSFTPGTAGTYVFELKVYDGKDTSLADTVTITVQNIQTSIKLTAPLNGAQISSAPTLKWTGANMTGYGVYIALDGKNYVMMYSGSSTSYTIHSVLWYWFIPKNTMINWYVVGQSGSSQAKSTVFTFKKV, translated from the coding sequence ATGAAGAAAAAAATTACGATATTATCATTAACCTTGGCAACGGCAATTTTATTCCCGATATCACTGATAGCCGCATCCATAGAAGTAAGCTGGAACGCCAATACGGAGCCAGATCTTGCCGGTTACAAGATATATTACGGGACTCAATCGGGAACATATACCTCAACAGTAAATACCGGCAAAGTAACAACCATGACGATCGACAATCTCGAGACCGGTAAAACATATTACGTTGCAATGAGCGCATATGATACATCCGCAAACGAATCTGAGAAATCGGCAGAAGTCTCAGTATCAATCCCTGTCCCTGACACAATCCCGCCTACAGGAAGCATAACGATAAACGCAGGCGCTGCAACCGCCTCCTCAAGAACTGTAACGCTGAGTCTTTCGGCAACCGATAATGCAGGAACAATCGCCGGCATGATGATAAGCAACGACGGCGTCACATGGTCTTCCGAAGCCGCCTTTTCAGCATCACAGGCATGGGTCCTGACCGAGGGTGACGGAATCAAGACCGTATATGCAAAATTCAAGGATTCAAACGGCAACTGGATGACGACACCTGTAAGCGACACAATAACTCTCTTGCTTGATTCGGACAACGACGGCATGCCTGATGTTTGGGAAAACACAAACGGCCTGAACCCGAACAACGCATCGGACGCAGGCCTTGACAGCGACGGAGACGGCTATAACAATCTGGAAGAGTATGTAAACAATTCAAACCCGAACTACAAATATGACTATGCACCAACAGTAGAGGCCGGTGCAAACCAGCAGAGCGATCCGACAAGAATATACTTAAACGGTTCGGCTACAGATCCTAACGGCGATATCATCACATATTCTTGGTCTCTTGTTTCAGGCCCGGTCCCGGTCACTATCGATAACGCCACCTCAAGCAGGGCCAGTTTTCTTGGCGTCAAGTCGGGCACCTACAGGTTTATGCTGACCTGCTCCGATGCAAGATCCTCTTCAACCGATACAGTCGACATCAAAATTAACAATGTGGCTCCAAACGTAAATGCGGGCAGCGACATGACTGTCGATTCAGGCACCACGATAACGCTTCATTCAGTCGGCTCAGACCCTAATGACGATGCACTTGTCTACACATGGTCGCTTCTCGAAGGCCCAGGCATCGCACTGCCGTCAATGACGACCCAGGATATAGTTATCACACCGCAGAATGCAGGTTTGTACAGGTTTGCAGTCGTCTGCTCCGACGGTGTAAACTCAAGCCAGGCCGATGAGGTCCTGATCACTGTCAATGCAGTCAACCGTGCTCCGACTGCTGATGCAGGAGCTGATATCGATGTGCAGTCCGGCACTGTAGTAACCCTCGACGGAAGCGGATCAAGCGATCCTGACAACGACACCCTCACCTATACGTGGACACAGGTTTCAGGCACCAGGGTTCAGCTGACGAATGCAACCAGCGCAAAGGCAAGCTTTACCGCCTCTGCAACCGGTACGTACGTATTCGAACTGATCGTGTCTGATTCAAAAGTTAGTTCGACACCAGATACAGTTACTGTAAGGGTGTTGAAACAGAATACCGCCCCTGTCGCCGAAGCAGGTGATGATCAGGATACCAAGGTCGGGACATTGGTGAGCCTTGATGCAGGCGCATCCTATGACCCTGATGCTGATGCCTTAACATTCACATGGTCCCAGATAAGCGGTGCATCAGTTGAAATGACCGGTGCCAATACCGCAAGAATGACATTCACCCCGACTGTATCAGGCGTCCTGGAGTTCAAGGTAACCGTTTCCGACGGTCAGGCAAAGGCTGAAGACACAGTCAAGGTAACAGTCGAAAGCGTTAACCATGTCCCTGTAGCTGATGCGGGCGAACCCCAGACCGTTAACCTGACTCCGACACTGGGACTGAAAGTTACACTTGACGGCAGAGGCAGTTGGGACGCCGACGGCAACACGCTCTCCTACATATGGTCTCAGATCTCTGGCCCCAGCGTATCGCTGAGCGGAGCTAACACTGCTACCCCGTCATTTACTCCGGGAACCGCCGGAACCTATGTATTCGAACTCAAGGTATATGACGGCAAAGATACAAGCCTTGCGGACACCGTCACGATTACGGTCCAGAACATCCAGACCAGCATCAAACTTACCGCACCGCTTAACGGCGCACAGATATCCAGCGCTCCTACGCTTAAATGGACCGGCGCCAATATGACGGGTTATGGAGTATATATAGCGCTGG
- the metG gene encoding methionine--tRNA ligase: protein MMNYFYITTPIYYVNSRPHLGHVYTSVIADVLSRFNRISGKNVFFLTGTDEHGDKIAQTAQKQGRTPRELVDENSALFRAILPEMSVENDRFIRTTEPDHVRVVQSILQKVYDSGDIYFGEYGGNYCLGCERFLTDSELENGKCPQHQVEPTHIKEKNYFFKMEKYRQWLIDHINANPDFIRPQRYRNEVLGMLREPLDDLCISRPKQRLSWGIDLPFDNDYVCYVWFDALINYLTGIGYPDGAHFSDYWGAAQHLIAKDILKPHGVYWPTMLKAAGIEPYKHLNVHGYWNVDMAKMSKSLGNVVNPLDLKEKYGLDAFRYYLVRDMVFGLDSNFSEDAMIDRYNADLANDLGNLVNRSLGMLKKYYGGIIPETGEPQNEEDIQMRDLALSAAVHYRSRMKSVEMQNALAATWSLVSGLNKYIDKSAPWTLVKTDQKRLAAVMYNIMEGIRFIAVMTYPVMPDASRRILAMIGTEDNLDIDSLNVFGFLKAGVKTQEPKVLFPRVEKFEAIEGAAGTEKEAEINKEKKEEKKEALNLIDISEFARAEIKVGRIISAERVPKSDKLILMKVDTGEERQVVAGIGKAYTPEELTGKKIAVVTNLKPAKLMGIESFGMLLATDTEDGGLSLIGFDREVKVGARIR, encoded by the coding sequence ATGATGAACTATTTTTATATAACCACTCCCATATACTATGTTAATTCCAGGCCTCACCTCGGGCATGTCTATACCTCTGTAATCGCGGATGTGCTTTCGCGTTTCAACCGTATTTCAGGCAAGAATGTGTTCTTTCTGACGGGAACAGACGAACACGGCGACAAGATTGCCCAGACCGCCCAGAAGCAGGGGAGGACGCCAAGAGAGCTTGTCGATGAAAACAGTGCGCTGTTCAGGGCGATTCTTCCAGAGATGTCGGTGGAAAACGACCGGTTCATACGAACTACCGAACCTGATCATGTGAGGGTAGTCCAGTCAATACTCCAGAAGGTTTATGATTCGGGCGACATCTATTTCGGTGAATACGGCGGCAACTACTGCCTGGGGTGCGAACGTTTCCTGACCGACAGCGAACTTGAAAACGGCAAGTGTCCGCAGCATCAGGTTGAACCCACTCATATCAAGGAAAAGAACTATTTCTTCAAGATGGAAAAATACAGGCAGTGGCTGATAGATCATATAAACGCCAACCCGGATTTCATAAGACCCCAAAGGTACAGGAACGAGGTGCTCGGAATGCTTCGCGAACCTCTCGATGACCTGTGTATATCACGGCCCAAGCAGCGCCTGTCATGGGGCATTGACCTGCCTTTCGACAATGACTACGTCTGCTATGTCTGGTTTGACGCCCTAATAAACTATCTGACAGGCATCGGCTATCCCGATGGCGCGCATTTCAGCGACTATTGGGGGGCTGCGCAGCACCTTATTGCGAAAGATATCCTGAAGCCGCACGGTGTTTACTGGCCCACCATGCTCAAGGCAGCCGGGATCGAGCCTTATAAGCATCTCAATGTCCACGGCTACTGGAATGTCGATATGGCGAAGATGAGCAAAAGCCTCGGTAATGTCGTCAATCCTCTTGATCTCAAGGAAAAATACGGGCTCGACGCATTCAGGTACTATCTCGTACGCGATATGGTATTCGGGCTTGATTCGAACTTCTCGGAAGATGCCATGATCGACCGATACAATGCAGACCTTGCCAATGACCTGGGCAACCTTGTAAACAGAAGCCTGGGCATGCTGAAAAAATATTATGGCGGCATAATACCGGAAACGGGCGAGCCTCAGAATGAAGAGGATATCCAGATGAGGGATCTTGCGCTCAGCGCTGCAGTCCACTACCGTTCAAGGATGAAATCCGTCGAGATGCAGAACGCGCTTGCCGCCACATGGTCGCTGGTCTCGGGACTCAATAAATACATTGATAAATCGGCGCCGTGGACTCTGGTTAAAACGGATCAGAAGCGTCTTGCTGCGGTCATGTACAATATCATGGAAGGCATCAGGTTTATTGCCGTCATGACGTATCCCGTGATGCCAGATGCATCGAGAAGGATCCTGGCGATGATCGGCACAGAGGATAATTTGGATATCGACAGTCTCAATGTATTCGGCTTTTTGAAGGCCGGCGTGAAGACTCAGGAACCCAAAGTGCTCTTCCCCAGGGTGGAAAAATTTGAGGCCATTGAAGGTGCGGCCGGAACCGAAAAAGAGGCGGAGATAAATAAAGAGAAAAAGGAAGAAAAGAAAGAGGCGCTCAATCTGATAGACATCTCCGAATTCGCCAGAGCAGAGATCAAGGTGGGCAGAATTATAAGCGCCGAGCGCGTACCGAAGAGCGACAAGCTCATACTGATGAAGGTCGATACCGGCGAGGAGCGACAGGTCGTTGCAGGCATAGGAAAGGCATATACACCTGAAGAACTTACCGGTAAAAAGATAGCCGTTGTAACCAACCTCAAACCTGCCAAACTCATGGGCATAGAGAGCTTCGGAATGCTTCTGGCTACAGACACTGAAGATGGCGGTCTTTCCCTGATCGGCTTCGACAGGGAAGTCAAAGTCGGCGCAAGGATAAGGTGA
- the ricT gene encoding regulatory iron-sulfur-containing complex subunit RicT has translation MENSESVQNDAMQVVAPRKLVYIRFSSMLTPYIFNAGELDLKPGMMAVVETEQGLAAGKVLAFTDEEDAAGLDEIKPVLRLLNDTDKKKLSDIKAKEKLCFNFCKERIIARNLPMKLISVEHAFDGNKITFFFVSEGRVDFRELLKDLVEKYRTRIELRQIGSRQETCILGGIGSCGRELCCACFLTNFQRISVKMAKNQNMTLNPTKISGMCGKLKCCLAYEKEAYANLIDNLPKAGKTVFLEQGEAVVISINVINQTFIAKLADRRFVKAKASDILTEEEFRKLPEQKQQPQQRKPQQAPAPAPVKPPQAKAEGQSEEKKDKGRRHNRNRRNRSRRKPEQ, from the coding sequence ATGGAAAATTCCGAATCTGTACAAAATGATGCAATGCAGGTGGTCGCACCAAGAAAGCTTGTTTATATAAGGTTTTCCAGCATGCTTACGCCGTATATATTCAATGCGGGAGAACTTGATTTAAAGCCCGGCATGATGGCGGTTGTGGAAACAGAACAGGGGCTTGCTGCAGGCAAGGTGCTTGCGTTTACCGATGAAGAGGATGCCGCAGGACTTGATGAGATAAAACCGGTTCTGAGACTGCTCAACGACACCGATAAAAAGAAGCTTAGCGACATCAAGGCAAAGGAGAAGCTGTGCTTTAATTTCTGCAAGGAGCGTATAATCGCCAGAAATCTTCCCATGAAGCTTATCAGTGTCGAGCATGCTTTTGACGGCAACAAGATCACGTTTTTCTTTGTTTCCGAGGGCAGGGTGGATTTCAGGGAACTGCTCAAAGACCTTGTTGAAAAATACAGGACAAGAATAGAATTGAGGCAGATCGGTTCCCGTCAGGAGACATGCATTCTCGGCGGTATAGGGAGCTGCGGGCGGGAGCTTTGCTGCGCATGCTTTCTGACGAACTTCCAGCGCATATCCGTCAAGATGGCGAAAAACCAGAACATGACGCTCAATCCGACAAAGATATCAGGAATGTGCGGCAAGCTTAAATGCTGCCTTGCATATGAAAAAGAGGCCTACGCAAACCTTATAGACAACCTGCCCAAGGCCGGAAAGACGGTTTTCCTTGAACAGGGTGAGGCCGTTGTAATCAGCATAAACGTCATCAACCAGACCTTTATTGCAAAACTCGCAGACAGGCGTTTTGTTAAAGCAAAGGCTTCGGACATACTTACCGAAGAGGAATTTCGGAAGCTTCCCGAACAAAAACAGCAGCCTCAGCAGAGAAAACCTCAGCAGGCACCGGCACCCGCACCGGTCAAACCCCCTCAGGCAAAAGCGGAAGGACAAAGCGAAGAGAAAAAGGACAAGGGCAGGCGCCATAACCGGAACCGGCGCAACAGGTCCAGGAGGAAACCAGAGCAATGA